The Meiothermus sp. CFH 77666 genome segment TCCACCGTGACATGGAAGCCCTCACGGCGGCAGGGGTGCCGGTCTACGCCGAGCGGGGTAACAAGGGTGGATGGCGACTGCTGGAGGAATACCGAACCAATCTGACGGGCCTGAGCCAGCCGGAAATCATGTCCCTGTTCGCTCTCAAACCCACTCAACTCCTGAACGACCTGGGTCTGGGGAAGGCTGGTGAACACGCACTAATCAAGATGTTGGCTGCCCTGCCTCCTACCCAACGCCAAGGGGCCGAGTACGCTCGCCAACGCATCCTGGTGGATATTCAGCGTTACCAGGAGAGTGTACCCCTGCTGCCGGTGTTGCAGGAAGCGATCTGGCAAGATCGAAAGCTATGGTTGGTCTACGAACCGATAAGCGGTAAACCTGCCGAGCGTACCGTTGACCCGCTGGGCCTGGTGGTGAAGGGGAGCGTGTGGTATCTGGTTGCCTCCAGGCAAGGTGAGCTGCGCTCGTACCGGGCTTCGAGAATCCAGGAGGCCAAAGTCCTGGACGAGCCCTCGTTGCGCCCTGCCGACTTCGACCTCGAGGCCTACTGGCGCCGGGCCCGCGCTGAATACAGAGCCCAGATTCCCACCTATCGAATCAAGGTGCGAATTCTGCAGAAAGTATTGGCCCGCACCAACCCCGCCAGCCACTGGGGACAGCTCGAGCACAGTGAACCTGTGGGCGATGGATGGCTGATAGCCCACCTTCGCTTCGAG includes the following:
- a CDS encoding YafY family protein, yielding MRADRLVSILLLLQTRGQATTAELAKRLEVSPRTIHRDMEALTAAGVPVYAERGNKGGWRLLEEYRTNLTGLSQPEIMSLFALKPTQLLNDLGLGKAGEHALIKMLAALPPTQRQGAEYARQRILVDIQRYQESVPLLPVLQEAIWQDRKLWLVYEPISGKPAERTVDPLGLVVKGSVWYLVASRQGELRSYRASRIQEAKVLDEPSLRPADFDLEAYWRRARAEYRAQIPTYRIKVRILQKVLARTNPASHWGQLEHSEPVGDGWLIAHLRFEYLEQALGWVLGAGAAVEALEPHEFRQQVIETLGMALELYQP